The proteins below are encoded in one region of Micromonospora yangpuensis:
- a CDS encoding zinc-binding dehydrogenase produces MRAAFASGTDADNPLAALTVGERPEPVHPADDWVTVEVRASSLNHHDLWSLRGVGLPADRLPMILGCDAAGIDPDGNEVVVYPVIADPGDPRGISILSERFPGTFAERVAVPRSNLLALPAGMSLTDAACLPTAWLTAWRMLRTVGRADEADAVLVQGAGGGVATAAVALAVAMGKRVYATSRDAAKRERVAELGATAVEPGARLPERVDVVVETVGAATFDHSLKSAAPMARIVVSGATAGHEPKVNLRRVFAMRLEILGTSMGTPEELRDLLAFCAERKIQPVVDSVVPFSRIDEAFAHLHTGQAFGKIVIDHQA; encoded by the coding sequence ATGCGTGCTGCCTTCGCCTCCGGAACCGACGCCGACAACCCGCTCGCCGCCCTCACCGTCGGCGAGCGACCCGAGCCCGTGCACCCGGCGGACGACTGGGTGACCGTCGAGGTCCGGGCCAGCTCGCTGAACCACCACGACCTCTGGTCGCTGCGCGGGGTGGGGCTGCCGGCCGACCGGCTGCCGATGATCCTCGGCTGCGACGCCGCCGGCATCGACCCCGATGGCAACGAGGTCGTGGTCTACCCCGTGATCGCCGATCCGGGCGACCCGCGCGGCATCTCCATCCTCTCCGAGCGCTTCCCCGGTACCTTCGCCGAGCGGGTCGCCGTACCCCGGTCGAATCTGCTGGCGCTGCCGGCGGGGATGTCGCTCACCGACGCGGCGTGCCTGCCCACGGCCTGGTTGACCGCCTGGCGGATGCTGCGGACCGTGGGCCGGGCCGACGAGGCCGACGCGGTCCTGGTCCAGGGCGCGGGCGGCGGGGTCGCCACCGCCGCCGTCGCGCTCGCCGTCGCGATGGGCAAACGGGTGTACGCCACCAGCCGCGACGCCGCCAAACGAGAGCGCGTAGCCGAGCTGGGCGCGACCGCCGTGGAACCCGGGGCCCGGCTGCCGGAGCGGGTGGACGTGGTGGTCGAGACCGTCGGCGCGGCCACCTTCGACCACTCGCTGAAGTCCGCCGCGCCGATGGCCCGCATCGTGGTCTCCGGCGCCACCGCCGGCCACGAGCCGAAGGTCAACCTGCGCCGGGTCTTCGCCATGCGGCTGGAGATCCTCGGCACCTCGATGGGGACCCCCGAGGAGCTACGTGACCTGCTCGCCTTCTGCGCCGAGCGGAAGATTCAGCCGGTGGTCGACAGCGTCGTCCCGTTCAGCCGGATCGACGAGGCCTTCGCCCACCTGCACACCGGTCAGGCC
- a CDS encoding NAD(P)-dependent malic enzyme: MPTSSVDAADPVFRLHVGGKLAVASTVPLTSREDLSLAYTPGVARVCAAIAADPALVDDYTWVSHTVAVVTDGTAVLGMGDIGPRAALPVMEGKAVLFKQFGGVDAVPICLDTRDVDEIVATVIALAPSFGGINLEDISAPRCFEIERRLDEALSIPVFHDDQHGTAIVVLAALRNAATLLHRKLGDLRVAVSGAGAAGVAVTRMLVAGGVDPDRVVVCDSQGIIGRHRDGLTETKAELAATTNAEGRQGDITEALRGADVLVGVSGGRIPEAAVAGMAPDGIVFALANPTPEVDPEVAARHVAVVATGRSDHPNQINNVLAFPGVFQGALQARATRITDAMKVAAADAIAAVVDGELTADAIVPSPLDPRVAPAVAAAVAEAARRDRVTRP; this comes from the coding sequence ATGCCTACGTCCTCCGTGGACGCCGCTGATCCCGTCTTCCGACTGCACGTCGGCGGCAAGCTCGCCGTCGCCTCGACGGTCCCCCTGACCAGCCGGGAGGACCTCTCCCTCGCGTACACACCGGGGGTGGCCCGGGTCTGCGCGGCGATCGCCGCCGACCCCGCCCTCGTCGACGACTACACCTGGGTGTCGCACACCGTCGCCGTGGTGACCGACGGGACCGCCGTACTCGGGATGGGTGACATCGGCCCCCGCGCCGCCCTGCCGGTGATGGAGGGCAAGGCGGTGCTCTTCAAACAGTTCGGCGGGGTGGACGCGGTGCCGATCTGCCTGGACACCCGGGACGTCGACGAGATCGTCGCCACGGTCATCGCGCTGGCCCCCTCCTTCGGCGGGATCAACCTGGAGGACATCAGCGCGCCGCGCTGCTTCGAGATCGAACGCCGCCTCGACGAGGCGCTGTCGATCCCGGTCTTCCACGACGACCAGCACGGCACCGCGATCGTCGTGCTGGCCGCGCTGCGCAACGCGGCGACCCTGCTGCACCGCAAGCTCGGCGACCTGCGGGTGGCGGTCAGCGGCGCGGGCGCCGCCGGCGTCGCGGTCACCCGGATGCTGGTGGCCGGGGGCGTCGACCCGGACCGGGTGGTGGTCTGCGACTCGCAGGGCATCATCGGCCGGCACCGCGACGGCCTCACCGAGACCAAGGCCGAGCTGGCCGCCACCACCAACGCCGAGGGCCGCCAGGGCGACATCACCGAGGCCCTGCGGGGCGCGGACGTGCTGGTCGGGGTCTCCGGCGGGCGGATCCCCGAGGCGGCGGTGGCCGGCATGGCCCCCGACGGCATCGTCTTCGCCCTGGCCAACCCGACCCCCGAGGTCGACCCCGAGGTGGCCGCCCGGCACGTCGCGGTGGTCGCCACCGGGCGCAGCGACCACCCCAACCAGATCAACAACGTGCTCGCCTTCCCCGGCGTCTTCCAGGGCGCGCTCCAGGCCCGCGCCACCCGGATCACCGACGCCATGAAGGTGGCCGCCGCCGACGCCATCGCCGCCGTGGTCGACGGCGAGCTGACCGCCGACGCGATCGTGCCGTCCCCACTGGACCCCCGGGTCGCCCCGGCGGTCGCCGCAGCGGTCGCCGAAGCCGCCCGCCGCGACCGCGTAACCCGCCCCTGA
- a CDS encoding S26 family signal peptidase: MPVENGGSAPRLRGLLVPVGVHGPSMSPTLRHGDAVLVRPGGRPIRPGDVVVAVFRARPDLLVIKRAVRPQDGGWWVRGDNDLGTDDSRTYGVADVRGRVLVRYWPRPGRIGRLPL, from the coding sequence ATGCCTGTGGAGAACGGTGGTTCCGCACCCCGGCTGCGGGGGCTGCTGGTGCCCGTCGGGGTGCACGGGCCCTCCATGTCGCCGACGCTGCGCCACGGCGACGCGGTGCTGGTGCGGCCCGGGGGCCGACCCATCCGGCCCGGGGACGTCGTGGTCGCGGTCTTCCGCGCCCGACCGGACCTCCTGGTGATCAAGCGCGCGGTCCGCCCCCAGGACGGTGGCTGGTGGGTACGCGGAGACAACGACCTCGGCACCGACGACTCCCGCACGTACGGTGTGGCGGACGTACGGGGACGGGTGCTGGTCCGCTACTGGCCCCGGCCGGGGCGGATCGGCCGACTCCCGTTATGA
- the sodN gene encoding superoxide dismutase, Ni yields MRLPRILAPRVTASAHCDLPCGVYDPAQARIEAESVKMICEKYQANTDPEFRTRAILIKEQRAELVKHHLWVLWTDYFKPPHFEKYPHLHQLFNEATKLAGAAGAKGGTDPAKADELLTKIDEIAKIFWETKKA; encoded by the coding sequence ATGCGACTTCCGCGCATCCTTGCACCCCGCGTAACCGCCAGCGCCCACTGCGACCTGCCGTGCGGCGTCTACGACCCGGCACAGGCCCGGATCGAGGCCGAGTCGGTCAAAATGATCTGCGAGAAGTACCAGGCGAACACCGACCCGGAGTTCCGTACCCGGGCGATCCTGATCAAGGAGCAGCGGGCGGAACTGGTCAAGCACCACCTCTGGGTGCTCTGGACCGACTACTTCAAGCCGCCGCACTTCGAGAAGTACCCGCACCTGCACCAGCTGTTCAACGAGGCCACCAAGCTGGCCGGTGCCGCCGGCGCCAAGGGCGGCACCGACCCGGCCAAGGCCGACGAGCTGCTGACCAAGATCGACGAGATCGCGAAGATCTTCTGGGAGACCAAGAAGGCCTGA
- a CDS encoding anti-sigma regulatory factor encodes MTQLTGQPTIDDDIVHLTVPADGGYLGVLRTATAGLAARLQFALDEIEDLRIAVDEACAMLLAITTRDAELECRFTVTEDALTVEVTVPTVRGAALPSESSFAWKVLTALTTEASAQAAGGRATISLLTRRGAGY; translated from the coding sequence GTGACTCAACTGACCGGCCAACCGACCATCGACGACGACATCGTGCACCTCACCGTGCCTGCGGACGGGGGCTACCTGGGGGTGCTCCGGACCGCGACGGCGGGCCTCGCGGCCCGGCTGCAGTTCGCCCTGGACGAGATCGAGGACCTGCGGATCGCGGTGGACGAGGCCTGCGCCATGCTGCTCGCCATCACCACCCGCGACGCCGAGCTGGAGTGCCGCTTCACGGTGACCGAGGACGCGTTGACCGTCGAGGTGACCGTGCCGACGGTACGCGGGGCGGCGCTGCCCTCCGAGTCGTCCTTCGCGTGGAAGGTGCTCACCGCACTGACCACCGAGGCCTCGGCACAGGCCGCCGGCGGGCGCGCGACGATCTCCCTGCTGACCCGGCGCGGCGCCGGCTACTGA
- a CDS encoding diacylglycerol/lipid kinase family protein codes for MRAILVVNPKATTTSERSRDLLVRALRSEVDLSVRYTRRRGHAADLAREAADEGIELVVTLGGDGTVNEVVNGLMAARAATSADGGPSAERLPALATVPGGSTNVFARALGLPREWSEGASMILEGLRLGRSRTIGLGRADDRYFTFCAGFGLDAAVIHRVEQARRRGRVSTPTLYLRSMLQQYFLDSDRRHPAIAVERPGEDAEGGLGTVIVQNTAPWTYVGDREINPNPTASFDLGLDVLALRQLRVASTTRTVTQFLSQHPDPQGRHVLRLHDQAEFTLVSARPQAFQLDGDYLGEREKVRFTSVPAALRVIC; via the coding sequence ATGCGGGCCATCCTGGTGGTCAACCCGAAGGCCACCACCACCAGCGAGCGCAGTCGGGATCTTCTGGTCCGGGCGCTGCGCAGTGAGGTCGATCTCTCGGTGCGGTACACCCGCCGCCGCGGACACGCGGCGGACCTGGCCCGGGAGGCGGCCGACGAAGGCATCGAGCTGGTCGTCACCCTCGGTGGCGACGGCACGGTCAACGAGGTGGTCAACGGGTTGATGGCGGCCCGGGCGGCGACCTCGGCCGACGGCGGACCGTCGGCGGAGCGGCTGCCGGCGTTGGCCACCGTGCCGGGCGGCTCGACAAACGTCTTCGCCCGTGCGCTCGGGCTGCCCCGGGAGTGGTCCGAGGGCGCCAGCATGATCCTGGAGGGCCTGCGGTTGGGCCGCAGCCGGACGATCGGGCTCGGCCGGGCCGACGACCGCTACTTCACCTTCTGCGCCGGCTTCGGGCTCGACGCGGCCGTGATCCACCGGGTGGAGCAGGCCCGCCGTCGGGGCCGGGTCTCCACCCCCACGTTGTACCTGCGCTCGATGCTCCAGCAGTACTTCCTCGACTCGGACCGCCGGCATCCGGCGATCGCGGTGGAGCGTCCGGGCGAGGATGCCGAGGGCGGGCTCGGCACGGTCATCGTGCAGAACACCGCGCCGTGGACGTACGTCGGGGACCGGGAGATCAACCCGAATCCGACCGCGTCGTTCGATCTGGGGCTGGATGTGCTGGCACTACGCCAGCTCCGCGTTGCCAGCACGACACGTACCGTCACGCAGTTCCTCTCCCAACACCCCGATCCACAGGGCCGACACGTTCTCCGGCTGCACGACCAGGCGGAGTTCACCCTGGTCTCGGCGCGCCCCCAGGCTTTTCAACTGGACGGGGACTACCTTGGCGAGCGGGAGAAAGTTAGATTCACATCCGTTCCGGCCGCACTGAGAGTAATCTGCTAG
- a CDS encoding WhiB family transcriptional regulator translates to MDWRHHAVCRDEDPELFFPIGTSGPALLQVEQAKAVCRRCSVTDQCLQWALESGQDAGVWGGMSEEERRAVKRRGGLRVLRAHSA, encoded by the coding sequence ATGGACTGGCGTCACCATGCTGTCTGCCGCGACGAGGACCCGGAGCTGTTCTTCCCGATCGGGACGTCCGGACCGGCTCTCCTGCAGGTCGAGCAGGCCAAGGCTGTCTGCCGGCGCTGCTCCGTGACCGACCAGTGCCTGCAGTGGGCACTGGAATCCGGTCAGGACGCTGGCGTCTGGGGTGGAATGAGCGAGGAGGAGCGCCGCGCCGTGAAGCGTCGCGGTGGCCTCCGGGTGCTGCGCGCTCACTCCGCCTGA
- a CDS encoding sirohydrochlorin chelatase — translation MPGAVPPAAGPPGGADPVLLVAHGSRDPRAAEATRALARAVEAARPGLSVLPSWLDHTDPGPTEVLRSLASAGCSRAVLVPLLLTAAYHRRVDIPAAVAAARDAGAALTVRLAEVLGPADGTVDPALLAALDRRLAEAEPGRFDALVLAAAGTRDASARASVGRVAAALAARFDVPCRVAYASAAPPAAGAAVARLRAAGARRVAVSAYFLAPGFFHDAVVESSRRAGAVTVAGALTDVPELAELVLRRVDATGS, via the coding sequence CTGCCCGGCGCCGTCCCACCTGCCGCGGGTCCACCGGGCGGGGCCGATCCGGTCCTGCTGGTGGCGCACGGCAGTCGGGATCCCCGGGCGGCCGAGGCGACCAGGGCGCTGGCCCGGGCGGTCGAGGCGGCCCGCCCCGGCCTGTCGGTGCTGCCCAGTTGGCTGGACCACACCGATCCGGGGCCGACCGAGGTGCTGCGGTCGTTGGCGTCCGCCGGATGCTCCCGGGCGGTGCTGGTGCCGCTGCTGCTGACCGCCGCGTACCACCGGCGGGTGGACATCCCGGCGGCGGTCGCCGCTGCCCGTGACGCCGGGGCGGCCCTGACGGTACGCCTGGCCGAGGTGCTCGGTCCCGCCGACGGCACGGTGGATCCGGCGTTGCTCGCCGCGCTCGACCGGCGGCTGGCGGAGGCGGAGCCGGGACGCTTCGACGCACTGGTGCTGGCGGCGGCGGGTACCCGGGACGCGTCGGCACGGGCGTCGGTGGGGCGGGTCGCGGCGGCCCTGGCGGCCCGGTTCGACGTGCCCTGCCGGGTGGCGTACGCCTCGGCCGCACCGCCGGCAGCCGGTGCGGCGGTGGCCCGGTTACGGGCGGCGGGGGCCCGTCGGGTGGCGGTCTCGGCGTACTTCCTGGCGCCCGGTTTCTTCCACGACGCCGTGGTCGAGTCGTCCCGGCGGGCCGGGGCGGTGACCGTGGCGGGCGCGCTCACCGACGTGCCGGAGTTGGCCGAGCTGGTGCTGCGTCGGGTCGACGCGACCGGTTCGTGA